A single region of the Pseudomonas sp. B21-023 genome encodes:
- a CDS encoding [protein-PII] uridylyltransferase, producing MPQVDPELFDRGQFQAELALKASPIAAFKKAIRMASEVLDKRFREGREIRRLIEDRAWFVDNILQQAWHQFSWGTPDGIALVAVGGYGRGELHPYSDIDLLILLDAAEHEQYRDAIERFLTLLWDIGLEVGQSVRTVDECAEQARADLTVITNLMESRTIAGPEPLRQRMLDATSTAHMWPSKEFFLAKRAELKARHHKYNDTEYNLEPNVKGGPGGLRDIQTVLWVARRQYGTLNLHALAGEDFLLESENELLASSQAFLWRVRYALHMLAGRAEDRLLFDHQRSIAALLGYTDENPKRAIEQFMQQYYRVVMSISQLCDLIIQHFEEVILADDSGATQPVNARFRLHDGYIEAVNPNVFRRTPFAMLEIFVLMAQHPEIKGVRADTVRLLREHRHLIDDKFRHDIRNTSLFIELFKCEIGIHRNLRRMNRYGILGRYLPEFGLIVGQMQHDLFHIYTVDAHTLNLIKHLRKLQYTPVSEKFPLASKLMGRLPKPELIYLAGLYHDIGKGRQGDHSELGAVDAQAFCQRHQLPAWDSRLIVWLVLNHLVMSTTAQRKDLSDPQVINDFALHVGDETRLDYLYVLTVADINATNPSLWNSWRASLLRQLYTETKRALRRGLENPLDREEQIRQTQSAALDILVREGTDPDDVEQLWSQLGDDYFLKHTAADVAWHSDAILQQPADGGPLVLIKETTQREFEGGTQIFIYAPDQHDFFAVTVAAMAQLNLNIHDARIITSSSQFTLDTYIVLDNDGGSIGDNPQRVRQIRDGLTEALRNPEDYPAIIQRRVPRQLKHFDFPPQVTILNDAQRPVTILEITAPDRPGLLARIGRIFLEFDISLQNAKIATLGERVEDVFFITDADNQPLSDPQLCSRLQEAIVQQLQAGQASDASPTRMTF from the coding sequence ATGCCCCAGGTGGATCCCGAACTGTTCGACCGCGGCCAGTTCCAGGCGGAACTGGCCCTCAAGGCAAGCCCCATCGCCGCTTTCAAGAAGGCCATCCGCATGGCCAGCGAGGTGCTCGACAAGCGTTTTCGCGAAGGCCGCGAGATCCGTCGGCTGATCGAGGACCGCGCCTGGTTCGTCGACAACATCCTGCAACAGGCCTGGCACCAGTTCAGCTGGGGCACGCCAGACGGCATCGCCCTGGTGGCGGTTGGCGGCTACGGCCGTGGCGAGCTGCATCCGTATTCGGACATCGATCTGCTGATCCTGCTCGACGCCGCCGAGCACGAGCAGTACCGCGATGCCATCGAGCGCTTCCTCACCCTGCTCTGGGACATTGGCCTGGAGGTCGGCCAGAGCGTGCGCACCGTCGACGAGTGCGCCGAGCAGGCCCGGGCCGACCTCACGGTCATCACCAACCTGATGGAAAGCCGCACCATCGCCGGCCCCGAGCCCCTGCGCCAGCGCATGCTCGACGCCACCAGCACCGCGCACATGTGGCCCAGCAAGGAGTTCTTCCTGGCCAAACGTGCCGAACTCAAGGCCCGCCATCACAAGTACAACGATACCGAGTACAACCTCGAACCCAACGTAAAGGGCGGCCCGGGCGGCCTGCGCGACATCCAGACCGTGCTCTGGGTAGCCAGGCGCCAGTACGGCACGCTGAACCTGCACGCGCTGGCCGGTGAAGACTTCCTGCTGGAGAGCGAAAACGAGCTGCTGGCCTCGTCCCAGGCCTTCCTCTGGCGTGTGCGTTACGCCCTGCACATGCTGGCCGGGCGCGCCGAAGACCGCCTGCTGTTCGACCACCAGCGCAGCATCGCCGCGCTGCTGGGCTACACCGACGAGAACCCCAAGCGCGCCATCGAACAATTCATGCAGCAGTACTACCGGGTGGTGATGAGCATCAGCCAGCTGTGCGACCTGATCATCCAGCATTTTGAAGAGGTGATCCTGGCCGATGACAGCGGCGCCACGCAGCCGGTCAATGCGCGGTTCCGCCTGCACGATGGCTATATAGAAGCGGTCAACCCGAACGTTTTCCGGCGCACCCCGTTCGCCATGCTGGAAATCTTCGTGCTGATGGCCCAGCACCCCGAAATCAAGGGCGTGCGCGCCGACACCGTGCGCTTGCTGCGCGAACATCGCCACCTGATCGACGACAAGTTCCGCCACGATATCCGCAACACCAGCCTGTTCATCGAGCTGTTCAAGTGCGAGATCGGCATCCACCGCAACCTGCGGCGAATGAACCGCTACGGCATCCTCGGCCGCTACCTGCCGGAGTTCGGCCTGATCGTCGGGCAGATGCAGCACGACCTGTTCCACATCTACACGGTCGATGCCCACACCCTCAACCTGATCAAGCACCTGCGCAAACTGCAATACACGCCGGTCTCGGAGAAGTTCCCGCTGGCCAGCAAGCTCATGGGCCGCCTGCCCAAGCCCGAGCTGATTTACCTGGCAGGGCTTTACCATGACATAGGCAAGGGTCGCCAGGGTGACCACTCCGAACTGGGCGCCGTCGACGCGCAAGCGTTCTGCCAGCGCCACCAGTTGCCGGCCTGGGACAGCCGCCTGATTGTCTGGCTGGTGCTGAACCACCTGGTAATGTCCACCACCGCCCAGCGCAAGGACCTCTCCGACCCACAGGTGATCAACGATTTCGCGCTGCATGTCGGTGACGAGACGCGCCTGGATTACCTCTACGTGCTGACCGTGGCCGACATCAATGCCACCAACCCCAGCCTGTGGAACTCCTGGCGAGCGAGCCTGCTGCGCCAGCTCTATACCGAAACCAAGCGCGCCCTGCGCCGTGGCCTGGAAAACCCGCTGGACCGCGAAGAGCAGATCCGCCAGACGCAAAGCGCGGCGCTGGACATCCTGGTGCGCGAGGGCACCGACCCGGATGACGTCGAGCAGCTCTGGTCGCAACTGGGCGACGACTACTTTCTCAAGCACACTGCCGCCGATGTGGCCTGGCACAGTGATGCGATCCTCCAGCAACCGGCCGATGGCGGCCCGCTGGTGCTGATCAAGGAGACCACCCAGCGCGAATTCGAGGGCGGCACGCAGATCTTCATCTACGCCCCCGACCAGCACGATTTCTTCGCCGTGACCGTGGCCGCCATGGCCCAGCTCAACCTGAACATCCACGATGCCCGGATCATCACCTCGAGCAGCCAGTTCACCCTCGACACCTATATCGTGCTCGACAACGACGGCGGCTCGATCGGTGACAATCCACAGCGGGTCAGGCAGATCCGCGACGGCCTGACCGAGGCGCTGCGCAATCCCGAGGACTACCCGGCGATCATCCAGCGCCGGGTGCCACGCCAGCTCAAGCACTTCGATTTCCCGCCGCAGGTGACCATCCTCAACGACGCCCAGCGCCCGGTGACCATCCTCGAGATCACCGCGCCCGACCGCCCCGGCCTGCTGGCCAGGATCGGGCGGATCTTCCTCGAGTTCGACATCTCACTGCAAAACGCCAAGATCGCCACTCTCGGCGAGCGCGTGGAAGACGTGTTCTTCATCACCGACGCCGACAACCAGCCGCTGTCCGACCCGCAGCTGTGCAGCCGCCTGCAGGAAGCCATCGTCCAGCAGTTGCAGGCCGGCCAGGCCAGCGACGCCAGCCCTACCCGCATGACCTTTTGA
- the map gene encoding type I methionyl aminopeptidase: MTVTIKTAEDIEKMRIAGRLAAEVLEMIEPHVKPGITTEELDRLCHDYIVNEQKAIPAPLNYKGFPKSICTSINHVVCHGIPNDKALKDGDTINIDVTVIKDGYHGDTSRMFHVGTVAPWAERLSKVTQECLYKAIELVKPGCRLGDIGEVIQKHAEKNGFSVVREFCGHGIGKVFHEEPQIVHYGRAGTGMELKEGMTFTIEPMINQGKADTKVLGDGWTAITKDRKLSAQWEHTLVVTATGYEIFTLRKDDTIPRTSA; this comes from the coding sequence ATGACCGTCACCATCAAGACCGCAGAAGACATCGAGAAGATGCGCATCGCCGGCCGCCTGGCCGCCGAAGTGCTGGAAATGATCGAGCCACACGTCAAGCCCGGTATCACCACCGAGGAGCTCGACCGCCTCTGCCACGACTACATCGTCAACGAGCAGAAGGCCATCCCGGCGCCACTGAACTACAAAGGCTTCCCCAAGTCGATCTGCACCTCGATCAACCACGTGGTCTGCCATGGCATCCCCAATGACAAGGCACTCAAGGATGGCGACACCATCAACATCGATGTGACCGTGATCAAGGACGGCTACCACGGCGACACTAGCCGGATGTTCCATGTCGGCACCGTCGCGCCGTGGGCCGAACGCCTGTCCAAGGTCACCCAGGAGTGCCTGTACAAGGCCATCGAACTGGTCAAGCCCGGCTGCCGCCTGGGCGACATCGGCGAGGTGATCCAGAAGCATGCCGAAAAGAACGGTTTCTCGGTGGTCCGCGAGTTCTGCGGCCACGGCATCGGCAAGGTGTTCCACGAAGAGCCACAGATCGTCCACTACGGCCGCGCCGGCACCGGCATGGAGCTCAAGGAAGGCATGACCTTCACCATCGAACCGATGATCAACCAGGGCAAGGCCGACACCAAGGTGCTGGGCGACGGCTGGACCGCCATCACCAAGGACCGCAAGCTCTCGGCCCAGTGGGAACACACCCTGGTGGTGACCGCCACCGGCTACGAGATCTTCACCCTGCGCAAGGACGACACCATCCCGCGCACCTCGGCCTGA
- the rpsB gene encoding 30S ribosomal protein S2, with protein MSQVNMRDMLKAGVHFGHQTRYWNPKMGKYIFGARNKIHIINLEKTLPMFNEALSFVERLAQGKNKIMFVGTKRSAGKIVAEQAARCGSPYVDHRWLGGMLTNYKTIRASIKRLRDLETQAEDGTFTKLTKKEALMRSRDLEKLDRSLGGIKDMGGLPDALFVIDVDHERIAITEANKLGIPVIGVVDTNSSPEGVDYIIPGNDDAIRAIELYMTSMADAVIRGRNNVAGGTEVYVEEAAAPAAE; from the coding sequence ATGTCCCAAGTCAACATGCGCGATATGCTGAAGGCCGGTGTGCACTTCGGCCACCAGACCCGTTACTGGAACCCGAAAATGGGCAAGTACATTTTCGGCGCGCGCAACAAGATCCACATCATCAACCTGGAAAAAACCCTGCCGATGTTCAACGAGGCTCTGTCCTTCGTAGAACGCCTGGCCCAGGGCAAGAACAAGATCATGTTCGTCGGCACCAAGCGTTCCGCCGGCAAGATCGTCGCCGAGCAAGCTGCTCGTTGCGGTTCGCCATACGTTGATCACCGTTGGTTGGGCGGCATGCTGACCAACTACAAGACCATCCGCGCTTCGATCAAGCGTCTGCGTGACCTGGAAACCCAGGCCGAAGATGGTACTTTCACCAAGCTGACCAAGAAAGAAGCCCTGATGCGTTCGCGCGATCTGGAGAAACTGGACCGCAGCCTGGGTGGTATCAAGGACATGGGCGGCCTGCCTGATGCCCTGTTCGTGATCGACGTCGACCACGAGCGCATTGCCATCACCGAAGCCAACAAGCTGGGCATTCCGGTTATCGGCGTTGTCGATACCAACAGCAGCCCTGAAGGTGTTGACTACATCATCCCAGGTAACGATGACGCCATCCGCGCTATCGAGCTGTACATGACTTCGATGGCCGACGCCGTCATCCGCGGCCGCAACAACGTTGCCGGCGGCACTGAAGTCTATGTTGAAGAAGCGGCTGCACCTGCTGCCGAGTAA
- the tsf gene encoding translation elongation factor Ts, which produces MAAITAALVKELRERTGEGMMDCKKALEKAGGDIEKAIDDMRASGAIKAAKKAGNVAAEGAIAVKTDGKSAVLLEVNSQTDFLALQDDFKNFVAESIEQAFAEKLTDAAPLIASREAAREALVAKCGENVNIRRLVRVEGDVVGAYLHGNKIGAVVVLKGGDVDLAKNIAMHVAASNPEFLDASEISAEAIEREKNVFLQLNADKIAGKPENIVENMINGRISKFKAEASLKEQAFVMDPEVKVGALAKKAGAEIVSFTYFKVGEGIEKPVDDFAAEVAAQVAAAKQ; this is translated from the coding sequence ATGGCAGCAATTACTGCAGCGCTGGTCAAAGAACTGCGCGAGCGTACCGGCGAAGGCATGATGGATTGCAAGAAGGCCCTGGAAAAGGCCGGCGGCGACATCGAGAAAGCCATTGACGACATGCGTGCCTCGGGCGCCATCAAGGCCGCCAAGAAGGCTGGCAACGTTGCCGCCGAAGGCGCCATCGCCGTCAAGACCGACGGTAAATCCGCCGTTCTGCTGGAAGTGAACTCGCAGACCGACTTCCTGGCCCTGCAAGACGACTTCAAGAACTTCGTCGCCGAAAGCATCGAGCAGGCCTTCGCCGAGAAGCTGACCGACGCCGCTCCGCTGATCGCTTCGCGTGAAGCCGCTCGTGAAGCCCTGGTCGCCAAGTGCGGTGAGAACGTCAACATCCGTCGCCTGGTGCGCGTTGAAGGTGACGTTGTCGGTGCCTACCTGCACGGTAACAAGATCGGTGCAGTTGTTGTCCTGAAAGGCGGTGACGTCGATCTGGCCAAGAACATTGCCATGCACGTTGCCGCTTCGAACCCAGAGTTCCTGGATGCGTCGGAAATCTCTGCCGAGGCCATCGAGCGTGAGAAGAACGTCTTCCTGCAGCTGAACGCTGACAAGATCGCCGGCAAGCCGGAAAACATCGTTGAAAACATGATCAACGGTCGTATCTCCAAGTTCAAAGCCGAAGCCTCGCTGAAAGAGCAAGCCTTCGTGATGGACCCGGAAGTCAAAGTCGGCGCGCTGGCCAAGAAAGCCGGTGCCGAAATCGTTTCCTTCACCTACTTCAAGGTTGGCGAAGGCATCGAGAAGCCGGTTGACGACTTCGCTGCCGAAGTTGCCGCACAGGTAGCTGCCGCCAAGCAGTAA